From the genome of Leptodactylus fuscus isolate aLepFus1 chromosome 1, aLepFus1.hap2, whole genome shotgun sequence, one region includes:
- the RFXANK gene encoding DNA-binding protein RFXANK isoform X3, whose protein sequence is MADHMGDTSACPAIDDGSIVILNIYPETQNGSDTEEEAAQLNVGPLKYSTTLTNRQRGNMVSVLPATLDSLSVQQLAAQGELTQLKEYLQKDDTFLNRPDERGFTPLMWASAFGEIETVRYLLDMNGGTPLLYAVRGNHVKCVEVLLERGADLTMEADSGYTPMDLAVALGLKKGNGLKCYCAGEMLSECSTGN, encoded by the exons atgGCGGACCATATGGGAGATACCTCAGCTTGCCCCGCTATTGATGATGGGAGCATAGTGATCTTAAATATTTATCCTGAAACCCAGAATGGCTCAGACACAGAAGAAGAGGCGGCTCAGTTAAATG TTGGTCCTTTGAAATATTCTACAACCCTAACCAACAGACAGCGAGGAAACATGGTATCAGTGTTACCAGCAACTCTGGACT ccctttctgtgcagcaacTTGCAGCCCAGGGAGAGCTGACACAGTTAAAAGAATATCTGCAAAAGG ATGATACATTTTTAAACCGTCCAGATGAGCGAGGCTTTACTCCTTTAATGTGGGCATCTGCTTTTGGTGAGATAGAGACTGTCCGTTACCTCCTCGATATG AATGGGGGGACGCCATTACTGTATGCAGTGAGAGGGAATCATGTAAAATGTGTGGAGGTGTTGCTAG agcGAGGAGCTGATTTAACAATGGAGGCAGATTCTGGATATACTCCAATGGATCTTGCTGTTGCATTGGGACTTAAAAAAG GCAATGGGCTGAAGTGCTACTGTGCAGGAGAAATGCTTTCTGAATG TTCAACAGGTAATTGA
- the BORCS8 gene encoding BLOC-1-related complex subunit 8 codes for MEEQEMQIKVKKVTDKFTESMYVLANEPSVALYRLQEHVRRSLPELAQHKADMQNWEEQSQGSVYTVEYACSAVKSMTFSSVHFKSIDSLLKQAINLKHQLNAVQSRR; via the exons ATGGAGGAGCAGGAGATGCAGATAAAGGTGAAGAAAG TAACGGACAAGTTCACTGAGAGCATGTATGTCCTCGCCAATGAGCCTTCTGTGGCTTTATATAGGCTTCAAGAACATGTCCGCAGATCTCTtccagaactggctcagcacaaG GCAGACATGCAGAATTGGGAAGAACAAAGTCAAGGATCCGTATACACTGTAGAGTACGCATGCAG TGCTGTTAAAAGTATGACGTTCAGCAGTGTACACTTCAAGAGCATTGACAGCCTCCTGAAACAAGCTATCAATCTAAAGCATCAGCTGAATGCGGTCCAGAGTCGTAGGTAG
- the RFXANK gene encoding DNA-binding protein RFXANK isoform X1: protein MADHMGDTSACPAIDDGSIVILNIYPETQNGSDTEEEAAQLNVGPLKYSTTLTNRQRGNMVSVLPATLDSLSVQQLAAQGELTQLKEYLQKDDTFLNRPDERGFTPLMWASAFGEIETVRYLLDMGADPHILAKERESALSLASTGGYSDIVTLLLNKKVDINIYDWNGGTPLLYAVRGNHVKCVEVLLERGADLTMEADSGYTPMDLAVALGLKKGNGLKCYCAGEMLSECSTGN from the exons atgGCGGACCATATGGGAGATACCTCAGCTTGCCCCGCTATTGATGATGGGAGCATAGTGATCTTAAATATTTATCCTGAAACCCAGAATGGCTCAGACACAGAAGAAGAGGCGGCTCAGTTAAATG TTGGTCCTTTGAAATATTCTACAACCCTAACCAACAGACAGCGAGGAAACATGGTATCAGTGTTACCAGCAACTCTGGACT ccctttctgtgcagcaacTTGCAGCCCAGGGAGAGCTGACACAGTTAAAAGAATATCTGCAAAAGG ATGATACATTTTTAAACCGTCCAGATGAGCGAGGCTTTACTCCTTTAATGTGGGCATCTGCTTTTGGTGAGATAGAGACTGTCCGTTACCTCCTCGATATG GGAGCAGATCCTCACATACTGGCCAAGGAGCGAGAAAGTGCCTTGTCTCTAGCAAGCACTGGAGGATATTCTGATATTGTGACTTTACTCCTAAATAAGAAAGTTGATATTAATATTTATGACTGG AATGGGGGGACGCCATTACTGTATGCAGTGAGAGGGAATCATGTAAAATGTGTGGAGGTGTTGCTAG agcGAGGAGCTGATTTAACAATGGAGGCAGATTCTGGATATACTCCAATGGATCTTGCTGTTGCATTGGGACTTAAAAAAG GCAATGGGCTGAAGTGCTACTGTGCAGGAGAAATGCTTTCTGAATG TTCAACAGGTAATTGA
- the RFXANK gene encoding DNA-binding protein RFXANK isoform X2, producing MADHMGDTSACPAIDDGSIVILNIYPETQNGSDTEEEAAQLNVGPLKYSTTLTNRQRGNMVSVLPATLDSLSVQQLAAQGELTQLKEYLQKDDTFLNRPDERGFTPLMWASAFGEIETVRYLLDMGADPHILAKERESALSLASTGGYSDIVTLLLNKKVDINIYDWNGGTPLLYAVRGNHVKCVEVLLERGADLTMEADSGYTPMDLAVALGLKKVQQVIENHILKLFQNQP from the exons atgGCGGACCATATGGGAGATACCTCAGCTTGCCCCGCTATTGATGATGGGAGCATAGTGATCTTAAATATTTATCCTGAAACCCAGAATGGCTCAGACACAGAAGAAGAGGCGGCTCAGTTAAATG TTGGTCCTTTGAAATATTCTACAACCCTAACCAACAGACAGCGAGGAAACATGGTATCAGTGTTACCAGCAACTCTGGACT ccctttctgtgcagcaacTTGCAGCCCAGGGAGAGCTGACACAGTTAAAAGAATATCTGCAAAAGG ATGATACATTTTTAAACCGTCCAGATGAGCGAGGCTTTACTCCTTTAATGTGGGCATCTGCTTTTGGTGAGATAGAGACTGTCCGTTACCTCCTCGATATG GGAGCAGATCCTCACATACTGGCCAAGGAGCGAGAAAGTGCCTTGTCTCTAGCAAGCACTGGAGGATATTCTGATATTGTGACTTTACTCCTAAATAAGAAAGTTGATATTAATATTTATGACTGG AATGGGGGGACGCCATTACTGTATGCAGTGAGAGGGAATCATGTAAAATGTGTGGAGGTGTTGCTAG agcGAGGAGCTGATTTAACAATGGAGGCAGATTCTGGATATACTCCAATGGATCTTGCTGTTGCATTGGGACTTAAAAAAG TTCAACAGGTAATTGAAAATCACATCCTAAAACTGTTTCAGAATCAGCCGTGA